GAAACAGTAGAGCTGTCACTTTGCCTTGGGGTAGATCCCAAGCGCGCGGATCAGATGGTTCGCGGGACCACGGTCCTTCCTCACGGAACGGGGAAAAAGGTCCGAATTTTAGTGATTGCAAAGGGAGAAAAAGAGCAGGAGGCCAGGGAAGCGGGGGCCGATTTTGTGGGGAGTGATGACCTTTTGCAGAAAATTCAAGATGGATGGCTTGATTTTGACTCCATGATTGCGACCCCGGACATGATGGGTGCTGTCGGAAGAATGGGGAAAGTTTTGGGCCCACGAGGGTTAATGCCAAATCCCAAAACTGGAACGGTGACCTTTGAAGTTGGGAAAGCCATTCAGGAGATCAGGAGGGGGCGTGTTGAGTATAAGGTGGATAAGGCCGGCAACATTCATGTTCCTGTTGGAAAAGTGTCTTTTCAGGGTCAACAAATTAGAGAAAATGCTCAGTCGGTTTTTGATTCCATCATGAAGGCTAAGCCCTCTTCCAGTAAAGGTAAGTATGTGAAAAGTGCGACATTATCCAGCACGATGGGACCAGGAATCCATCTTGACGGAGTCGCGATTGCAAAGCAGGTCAGTTGAAACTTTAATCTCAGCAGGTGAGTTCGAGGTATGAAAAAAACTGATAAAAATGAAGCTGTGGCAGTCATGCATGAACAATTCGCCCGAGCGCGGATTGCCATTGTAACGGAATGCGCAGGTATGCCCGTGAATAAAATTAATGATTTGCGAAAACAACTTCGGCAGGCGAAGTCAAACTTTCAGGTGGTAAAGAATACGCTTGCCGTAAGGGCTATTGGGGGAACAGGACTTCTGCCGTTACAACCCTTCTTTAGAGGGCAATCGGCATTGGTTATTGGATATGATGATCCGGTTTTGCCCGCAAAAGTTATACGTGACTTTATTAAAAGCGAAAAATGTGAGGAGAAATTGCTCCTCAAGGCAGCGATTTTAGACGGAGTCGAGCTGGATCCGGCTCGTATCTCGGCTGTGGCAGATTTGCCGTCAAAAACAGAATTGTTGTCGATGTTGTTGTCGGCCTTCCAAGGGCCAATTCGAGGTTTTGTCGGGGTATTAGGTCAAATTGTAAGAAGTATTGTTGCGGTATTAGCCGCAATACAAGAAAACAAAACTCAGAAAGGAGAAGGGGAGATGAGCGCAACGGAGACTAAGATGTCAAAAGAAGATTTCATTAAGGTTATAGAGGGCATGAGTGTCCTTGAATTGTCGGATCTTGTTAAGGGTCTGGAGGATCGGTTCGGTGTGACGGCAGCGGCGCCAGTTGGTGTGATGGCTGCTGCAGTTGGCGCAGCGGCTCCAGCCGCCGAAGAGCAGACGGAGTTTACAGTAGTCCTAGGTTCTGCTCCAGCGGATAAAAAGATTCAAGTCATCAAGGTGGTGCGAGAGATTACTGGGTTGGGCTTGAAGGAAGCTAAGGACCTCGTCGAAGCGGCCCCGAAGGCGGTGAAGGAGGGCGTGTCTAAAGAGGAGTCTGAGAATATTAAGAAAAAGCTTCAAGATGTTGGTGCAACTGTAGAAGTAAAGTAGTGGTAGTGTTTTCCTCATTTTGAGGACTCGGTGTGGAGACTTAGGAAGTTTCGAGGGCCAGCAGGAAGCTGAAGTGGCCGTTAATCCTTAAGGAGACAGGAATGGGACAACCAGCCTTTGAGGGCAGTGTTCAGCGACATAGCTTTTCAAAAATTCGCTCACATATTGAAATTCCGGATTTGGTTGAAGTGCAGCGCCGATCCTATGAGGAATTTTTGCAAGCGGAAACATTGCCGGATCGTCGTGAGGACAAGGGATTGCATGCAGCGTTTAAAAGTGTGTTTCCCATTATGGATTATAACAATTCGGCCATTTTAGAATTTTCCAGCTATTCTTTGGGAACTCCAAAGTATGACACGAGGGAATGTATTGAGCAGGGAATGACCTTTGCCGCACCCTTAAAGCTTCGTGTGCGCCTGGTTGTTTTCGATCAACAAGATAAAAGTGTGAAAAACAGGGTGTTGGATGTGAGGGAGCAGGAAGTCTATGTCGGGGAGCTTCCTTTGATGACCGATCGCGGCACATTTATGGTGAATGGCACGGAGAGGGTGGCAGTTAGTCAATTGCATCGATCTCCAGGTCCTTCATTCGGCCATGATAAGGGACGGACGCATTCAAGTGGCAAAGTCTTGTTTTCTGGTCGGATTATC
The sequence above is a segment of the Nitrospira sp. MA-1 genome. Coding sequences within it:
- the rplL gene encoding 50S ribosomal protein L7/L12 produces the protein MSKEDFIKVIEGMSVLELSDLVKGLEDRFGVTAAAPVGVMAAAVGAAAPAAEEQTEFTVVLGSAPADKKIQVIKVVREITGLGLKEAKDLVEAAPKAVKEGVSKEESENIKKKLQDVGATVEVK
- the rplA gene encoding 50S ribosomal protein L1 encodes the protein MGKKFESALGKVTKALYSLEEASDLVKQAAFAKFDETVELSLCLGVDPKRADQMVRGTTVLPHGTGKKVRILVIAKGEKEQEAREAGADFVGSDDLLQKIQDGWLDFDSMIATPDMMGAVGRMGKVLGPRGLMPNPKTGTVTFEVGKAIQEIRRGRVEYKVDKAGNIHVPVGKVSFQGQQIRENAQSVFDSIMKAKPSSSKGKYVKSATLSSTMGPGIHLDGVAIAKQVS